From a region of the Burkholderia lata genome:
- a CDS encoding MMPL family transporter, protein MVTSLIVRLVAWSVRRPVSVVVLSLVIAALSGVYVAQHFKINTDISKLVDAEPQFAALGQAVDKAFPQRNGTILAVVEAPAPEFANAAAQALTEALQKDADAGRIGQVAEPGGGPFFEHNGLLFLSPQEVTDTTSQLASARPLVNELAKNPSLTGLATTLATTLGQPLLTGQVKLPTMAKLLARSAATVDDVLAGKPAAFSWRALVDNDAARQPARAFVTVQPVVNYGALKAGAETSQVIRDAARSIDLEKRYGAVVRLTGEQPLADDEFASVEDGAALNGVFTLLAVLVILWLALRSKRMIGSVLVTLFVGLVVTAALGLAMVGSLNMISVAFMVLFVGLGVDFSIQYGVKYREERFRDPRIDHALIGAAHSMGMPLALATAAVAASFFSFIPTAYRGVSELGLIAGVGMFVALLTTLTLLPALLRLFAPPGESKTPGFPWLAPVDDYLDRHRKPILIGTLVVVVGALPLLAFLRFDFNPLHLKDPNSESMATLLALKDSPEAAVNDVTMLAPSLAEADAAAKRLDALPEVGRTTTLSTFIPADQPAKRAAIAAAASDLLPALTQPPAPPATDAQRVAALKRVSDLLSYAAEDHPGPGAAAAQHLSASLAKLAAADAATRDRAERAFSDTLRIALNQLASLLQPQDITRASLPPQLVRDWVAPDGHALVQISPKVPKGVDPNDDTMLRRFAKTVKAAEPGTTGGPISILHSADTIISAFLHAALWSIISITILLWVTLRRFGDVLRTLVPLLVSGVVTLELCVVLGMPLNFANIIALPLMLGVGVAFKVYFVMAWRAGQTGLLHSSLTHAVLFSAATTATAFGSLWLSHHPGTSSMGKLLALALTCTLIGAVVFQPVLMGKPRVKRAKNQSQGINE, encoded by the coding sequence ATGGTGACATCTCTCATCGTCCGACTCGTTGCGTGGTCGGTGCGCCGACCCGTCTCGGTCGTCGTCCTGTCGCTCGTCATCGCCGCGCTCAGCGGCGTCTATGTCGCTCAGCATTTCAAGATCAACACCGACATCAGCAAGCTCGTCGATGCGGAACCGCAATTCGCCGCGCTCGGCCAGGCCGTCGACAAAGCGTTCCCGCAACGCAACGGCACGATCCTCGCGGTCGTCGAGGCGCCCGCGCCCGAATTTGCGAATGCCGCCGCGCAGGCGCTGACCGAAGCGCTGCAGAAGGATGCCGACGCCGGCCGCATCGGCCAGGTCGCCGAGCCCGGCGGCGGGCCGTTCTTCGAGCACAACGGGCTGCTGTTCCTGTCGCCGCAGGAAGTCACCGATACGACCTCGCAACTCGCGAGCGCGCGCCCGCTCGTCAACGAACTCGCGAAGAACCCGAGCCTCACCGGGCTCGCCACGACGCTCGCCACCACGCTCGGCCAGCCGCTGCTGACCGGCCAGGTGAAACTGCCCACGATGGCGAAGCTGCTCGCCCGCAGCGCCGCGACCGTCGACGACGTGCTGGCCGGCAAGCCGGCCGCGTTCTCGTGGCGTGCGCTGGTCGACAACGATGCCGCGCGGCAGCCCGCGCGCGCGTTCGTCACCGTGCAGCCCGTGGTCAACTACGGCGCGCTGAAGGCCGGCGCGGAAACCAGCCAGGTGATCCGCGACGCGGCCCGTTCGATCGACCTCGAGAAGCGCTACGGCGCGGTCGTGCGCCTGACCGGCGAACAGCCGCTCGCCGACGACGAATTCGCATCGGTCGAGGATGGCGCGGCGCTCAACGGCGTCTTCACGCTGCTCGCCGTGCTCGTCATCCTGTGGCTCGCGCTGCGCTCGAAGCGGATGATCGGCTCGGTGCTCGTCACGCTGTTCGTCGGCCTCGTCGTGACCGCCGCGCTCGGCCTCGCGATGGTCGGCTCGCTGAACATGATCTCGGTCGCGTTCATGGTGCTGTTCGTCGGCCTCGGCGTCGACTTCTCGATCCAGTACGGCGTGAAGTACCGCGAGGAGCGCTTCCGCGATCCGCGCATCGATCACGCGCTGATCGGCGCCGCGCACTCGATGGGCATGCCGCTCGCGCTGGCCACCGCAGCCGTCGCGGCGAGCTTCTTCTCGTTCATCCCCACCGCCTATCGCGGCGTGTCCGAGCTCGGCCTGATCGCGGGCGTCGGGATGTTCGTCGCATTGCTGACCACGCTCACGCTGCTGCCCGCGCTGCTGCGCCTGTTCGCGCCGCCGGGCGAATCGAAGACGCCGGGCTTCCCGTGGCTCGCGCCGGTCGACGATTACCTCGATCGCCATCGCAAGCCGATCCTGATCGGCACGCTCGTGGTCGTGGTCGGCGCGCTGCCGCTGCTCGCGTTCCTGCGCTTCGACTTCAACCCGCTGCACCTGAAGGATCCGAACAGCGAATCGATGGCGACGCTGCTTGCACTGAAGGATTCGCCGGAAGCCGCCGTCAACGACGTCACGATGCTCGCGCCGTCGCTCGCGGAGGCCGACGCTGCCGCGAAGCGCCTCGACGCGCTGCCCGAAGTCGGCCGCACGACCACGCTGTCGACCTTCATTCCCGCCGACCAGCCTGCCAAGCGCGCGGCGATCGCCGCCGCCGCGAGCGACCTGCTGCCCGCGCTGACGCAGCCGCCCGCGCCGCCCGCGACCGACGCGCAGCGCGTCGCCGCGCTCAAGCGCGTGTCGGACCTGCTGAGCTACGCGGCAGAAGATCACCCGGGCCCGGGCGCGGCCGCCGCGCAGCACCTGTCGGCGTCGCTCGCGAAGCTCGCCGCCGCGGATGCCGCGACGCGCGACCGCGCCGAGCGCGCGTTCTCCGATACGCTGCGCATCGCGCTCAACCAGCTCGCGTCGCTGCTGCAGCCGCAGGACATCACGCGCGCATCGCTGCCGCCGCAGCTCGTGCGCGACTGGGTCGCGCCGGACGGCCACGCGCTCGTGCAGATTTCGCCGAAGGTGCCGAAGGGCGTCGACCCGAACGACGACACGATGCTGCGCCGCTTCGCGAAGACCGTGAAGGCCGCGGAGCCGGGCACGACCGGCGGGCCGATCTCGATCCTGCATTCGGCCGACACGATCATCAGCGCGTTCCTGCATGCGGCACTGTGGTCGATCATCTCGATCACGATCCTGCTGTGGGTCACGCTGCGCCGCTTCGGCGACGTGCTGCGCACGCTGGTGCCGCTGCTCGTGTCGGGTGTCGTGACGCTCGAGCTGTGCGTCGTGCTCGGCATGCCGCTCAACTTCGCGAACATCATCGCGCTGCCGCTGATGCTCGGCGTCGGCGTCGCGTTCAAGGTGTATTTCGTGATGGCGTGGCGCGCAGGGCAAACCGGCTTGCTGCACTCGAGCCTCACGCATGCCGTCCTGTTCAGCGCCGCGACGACGGCGACCGCATTCGGCAGCCTGTGGCTGTCGCACCACCCGGGCACGTCGAGCATGGGCAAGCTGCTCGCGCTGGCCCTGACCTGCACGCTGATCGGCGCCGTGGTGTTCCAGCCCGTCCTGATGGGCAAACCGCGCGTCAAACGCGCCAAGAACCAATCGCAAGGAATCAATGAATAA
- a CDS encoding TetR/AcrR family transcriptional regulator, which produces MTDRTKAEITTMKDGVPASKPRTKPAEVRLEELMAAAEALFLAQGVEATTISEIVEHAQVAKGTFYHYFESKSDMLAALAQRYTSSFLDRLQHAVDACDADDWLARLRAWIRTNIETYAATYRTHDIVYTNHHHHDRANADKNAILEQLGAILDGGARAGTWRLAHPQVTALLIYAGVHGATDHIIAAPETDHAAFVEAVVDDCLRMLGVGA; this is translated from the coding sequence ATGACGGACAGGACCAAGGCAGAGATCACGACAATGAAAGACGGCGTGCCGGCGAGCAAGCCGCGCACGAAGCCGGCGGAAGTGCGGCTCGAGGAACTGATGGCGGCGGCCGAAGCGCTGTTCCTCGCGCAGGGCGTGGAAGCGACGACCATCAGCGAGATCGTCGAGCACGCGCAGGTCGCGAAGGGCACGTTCTATCACTACTTCGAATCGAAGTCCGACATGCTCGCCGCGCTCGCGCAGCGCTACACGTCATCGTTCCTCGACCGACTACAGCACGCGGTCGACGCGTGCGACGCCGACGACTGGCTCGCGCGCCTGCGCGCGTGGATCCGCACCAACATCGAAACCTACGCGGCGACCTACCGCACGCACGACATCGTCTACACGAACCACCATCATCACGATCGCGCGAATGCCGACAAGAACGCGATCCTCGAGCAGCTCGGTGCGATTCTCGACGGCGGCGCACGGGCCGGCACCTGGCGGCTTGCGCATCCGCAGGTCACCGCGCTGCTGATCTATGCGGGCGTGCATGGCGCGACCGATCACATCATCGCGGCACCGGAAACGGATCATGCCGCGTTCGTCGAGGCGGTGGTCGACGATTGCCTGCGGATGCTCGGCGTCGGCGCGTAA
- a CDS encoding MlaC/ttg2D family ABC transporter substrate-binding protein codes for MKRHLFAFVAAAAVSVSAFAQSAPVDIVRNAVEGTVTAMKADPAARGGDMAKVTQVVEQRFLPATNFERTTRIAVGDAWKQATPQQQQELYKQFKLLMTRTYAASLAQLGSQDAKFSFKAGGASGADALVQSTVTTPGDSQSVGYRLGKVGNDWKIYDIDMSGAWLIQVYQGQFKSQLASGGIDGLIAYLQKHNSRTN; via the coding sequence ATGAAACGTCATCTGTTTGCTTTCGTCGCGGCAGCCGCCGTGTCGGTTTCCGCTTTTGCGCAGAGCGCGCCGGTCGATATCGTCCGCAATGCGGTCGAGGGCACCGTCACCGCAATGAAGGCCGATCCGGCCGCACGTGGCGGTGACATGGCGAAAGTCACGCAGGTCGTCGAGCAGCGCTTCCTGCCCGCGACCAACTTCGAGCGCACGACCCGCATCGCGGTCGGCGACGCGTGGAAGCAGGCCACGCCGCAACAGCAGCAGGAGCTGTACAAGCAGTTCAAGCTGCTGATGACGCGCACCTACGCCGCGTCGCTCGCGCAGCTCGGCAGCCAGGACGCGAAGTTCTCGTTCAAGGCCGGCGGCGCGTCGGGCGCCGACGCGCTCGTGCAGTCGACGGTCACGACGCCGGGCGACAGCCAGTCGGTCGGCTATCGTCTCGGCAAGGTCGGCAACGACTGGAAGATCTACGACATCGACATGTCGGGCGCGTGGCTGATCCAGGTCTACCAGGGCCAGTTCAAGAGCCAGCTCGCATCGGGCGGGATCGATGGCCTGATCGCGTATCTGCAGAAGCACAATTCGCGGACGAACTGA